In one Nicotiana sylvestris chromosome 8, ASM39365v2, whole genome shotgun sequence genomic region, the following are encoded:
- the LOC104242215 gene encoding uncharacterized protein, whose translation MDMWIRAASGMHKGRVYGLGSEFSLGRRTSGLVGSYFLSYCSVDLDEFEQLNRKVAKITELYLQERAAKEDEATRRDEEDRLREEEMRRKDDALRLVTSDVKSLKSQINSLLESGAFHVPRSPASDDN comes from the coding sequence ATGGACATGTGGATTAGGGCAGCTAGTGGCATGCATAAGGGAAGAGTTTACGGCCTTGGATCAGAGTTTAGTCTCGGTCGTCGCACTTCTGGATTGGTTGGTTCTTATTTTTTGTCATATTGCTCGGTTGATCTGGATGAGTTTGAGCAATTGAATAGGAAGGTAGCGAAGATTACAGAATTGTATCTTCAAGAAAGGGCTGCAAAGGAAGACGAGGCAACGCGAAGGGATGAAGAAGATAGGCTAAGAGAGGAAGAAATGAGGCGAAAGGACGATGCATTAAGACTTGTCACTAGTGATGTTAAAAGTCTCAAGTCTCAGATAAACTCCCTCTTAGAATCTGGTGCATTTCATGTGCCCCGTTCTCCAGCATCTGATGATAACTAA